A region of Lepeophtheirus salmonis chromosome 13, UVic_Lsal_1.4, whole genome shotgun sequence DNA encodes the following proteins:
- the ct gene encoding LOW QUALITY PROTEIN: homeobox protein cut (The sequence of the model RefSeq protein was modified relative to this genomic sequence to represent the inferred CDS: deleted 2 bases in 1 codon), whose amino-acid sequence MQTAIGHARILGTPVSSNNSSSETLARIQHALQRRTSFSEQTMDNSSSSNSIRNSFLSDSPGAVVVVSEKEKEQRGELGLCTNNMPDFDESPSSPKSSSNKSNNDEMKQMQHSDEDSSQNFENVDKLLSCPEKLGVAELHRTLERFRKQSEDTIQKLKQESEDASRTIEKLQQQLQQQSDYENLKQEIQMLKGGIGANSIEMILLERAKSLQANPALKAFADLQGSPFSGLANRHPLFPPIPGMDSLGGFMNEDVMHQWKRSLEQQAALLSPQGTTPSSRGLINPSSSPAPLRLSNTPLTPPSSAQCGFPLAASPPNNGRSPSSPDHHHHHPSSINDLIRPSVSPVTNGGGNSSKPASEDGGDGGNRIGSPSSVPPIFKMDTDSSSTSSPNNSNHNNNNNGVCLPFPNQMSSLPLIMPQMMSSNRIPKSDPMEARLQDMLRYNMEKYAGQALDTLGTSRRVRELLSVHNIGQRLFAKYVLGLSQGTVSELLSKPKSWEKLTEKGRDSYRKMHAWAYDEQAVLLLKTLIPRKGELVRPPSSAAAILMKDQSAMRSFPYGGGPSNDGSDDRITKILHDANKAMGKDQPILNHSSGGEETLQSAQERMSKIYQEELARLMNQGGKDLMNPASLFPLGEQLQQQGDFFLAVENPLAPGGPSPQEIQRAMDIYQQELGRIQQNAFAAALNAQNGGSNNNNNNIHSKEHQEESIPPTSGTPPTMTVVSSAETSPSIKLESKNMDSEDSSSQTGLTAKGSSLFPNLPPNTGIPNPTSGSASPVSGLPGIESISAVAALSPLQRMASITNSLVTQPPQTASSCGNSRPNRAILPPITQQQFDRFSHLNTDDTVRRIRDILSQYSISQRLFGENILGLSQGSVSDLLARPKPWHMLTQKGREPFIRMKLFLEDEHAVHKLVASQYKIAPEKLMRTGGYAGSPIYPPNSKQMPKLPDFPKSIMESPLTTSNTSSFPDRVGGELHSSLLDPLAIHRKILAQQQHQQHKNLPIPTSNISASPGGLVPSPSLYEMAALTQELDTQAITTKAKEVLLANNVGQKLFGESVLGLSQGSVSELLSKPKPWHMLSIKGREPFIRMQLWLNDPQNIEKLQLLKNEKLAKRKRGLPGSGDSNSDRSSPADASDMYHSGAESPGGGTGAKKPRALFTEEQKEGLKVAFALDPYPSNSTMEFLSQELNLESRSISNWFHNHRMRLKQHLPGAAENLALLSGKEGGLAFDPIKFRLLFHQRLLDITGASGEESVSALMRQMTTQSCGSGGNEGLDLRQRSEEQSDEDDDIADKESSDHEESSSRSNNPSSNISSSVGSRSRRKAAAPQWVRPEWMEDSPQGGNDQGSSSQQVAGQTCHPSSKSETINGVCVLNSYAFNKESNEDESIEDHPHESDSSSPNNNNNHSKGDDEDIN is encoded by the exons ATGCAGACAGCCATTGGACACGCAAGGATCTTGGGTACTCCAGTATCGAGTAATAATAGTAGCAGTGAGACTCTTGCTCGCATTCAGCATGCTTTACAAAGG cGAACATCCTTTAGTGAGCAGACCATGGAcaatagtagtagtagtaacaGTATTCGCAACTCATTTCTAAGTGATTCTCCAGGAGCTGTCGTCGTCGTGAGTGAAAAGGAAAAGGAACAGCGTGGAGAGCTCGGACTTTGTACAAACAACATGCCAGACTTTGACGAATCTCCTTCATCTCCAAAGTCATcatcaaataaaagtaataatgatgaaatgaaaCAAATGCAGCATTCAGACGAAGATTCGTCTCAG AATTTTGAGAATGTGGATAAATTGTTGTCTTGTCCTGAGAAGTTGGGAGTGGCAGAGCTACACCGGACCCTGGAGAGATTTCGTAAACAATCTGAGGATACCATACAAAAGTTGAAGCAAGAGTCAGAGGATGCTTCTCGAACCATTGAGAAACTTCAACAACAGCTTCAACAACAATCCGACTATGAAAACCTCAAGCAAGAGATTCA GATGTTGAAAGGAGGCATCGGCGCTAATTCAATAGAAATGATACTTTTAGAAAGAGCAAAATCGTTGCAGGCCAATCCAGCTCTAAAAGCTTTTGCAGATTTGCAAG GTTCTCCCTTTAGTGGCCTGGCTAACCGACATCCTCTATTTCCACCCATACCTGGCATGGACTCACTTGGAGGCTTCATGAATGAAGACGTAATGCACCAATGGAAGAGATCTCTGGAGCAACAAGCAGCCCTTCTTAGTCCCCAAGGGACAACACCCTCATCTCGAGGACTCAttaacccttcttcctctccggCCCCACTACGTCTCTCCAATACTCCTCTCACTCCTCCATCCTCAGCACAATGTGGATTCCCTCTTGCTGCATCACCTCCGAATAACGGAAGATCCCCTTCTTCTCCAGATCACCACCATCACCATCCTTCTTCAATCAATGACCTTATTCGACCCTCAGTCTCACCTGTCACCAACGGAGGTGGAAATTCATCCAAACCCGCATCTGAAGATGGAGGCGACGGAGGTAACAGAATAGGAAGTCCATCCTCGGTTCCACCCATCTTTAAAATGGACACAGACTCTTCCTCCACTTCCTCACCGAATAATAGTAatcacaacaacaacaacaacggcGTATGTCTTCCCTTTCCAAATCAAATGTCATCTCTACCCCTCATCATGCCTCAAATGATGTCTTCGAATAGAATCCCAAAATCAGACCCTATGGAAGCTAGGCTACAAGATATGTTGCGCTACAACATGGAAAAGTATGCCGGGCAGGCATTGGACACATTAGGGACTTCAAGAAGAGTCCGAGAACTCTTATCAGTCCATAACATTGGACAAAGATTATTTGCCAAATACGTTCTAGGACTCTCACAGGGAACGGTGAGTGAGTTACTTTCCAAGCCAAAGAGCTGGGAAAAGCTTACTGAAAAGGGACGGGACTCATACAGGAAAATGCATGCTTGGGCATATGATGAACAAGCTGTTCTTCTTCTCAAAACTCTCATCCCTCGGAAAGGAGAGCTAGTGAGGCCTCCCTCAAGTGCAGCGGCAATACTAATGAAAG ATCAAAGTGCCATGAGATCCTTTCCTTATGGTGGTGGACCATCAAATGATGGGTCGGATGATAGGATTACAAAGATCCTTCATGATGCCAACAAAGCCATGGGAAAAGATCAACCAATTTTAAATCATTCTTCCGGAGGAGAGGAGACTCTGCAGTCAGCACAAGAGAGAATGTCAAAGATTTACCAAGAAGAGCTGGCTCGCTTAATGAATCAAGGAGGAAAGGACTTGATGAACCCAGCTTCACTTTTTCCTTTGGGGGAGCAGCTGCAGCAGCAGGGGGACTTTTTTCTCGCGGTGGA AAATCCTCTGGCTCCCGGAGGTCCTAGTCCACAAGAAATCCAAAGAGCTATGGATATCTATCAACAAGAATTGGGGCGTATCCAACAAAATGCATTCGCAGCAGCTTTGAATGCTCAAAATGGTGGAagcaacaacaataataacaatattcatAGCAAAGAACACCAAGAGGAAAGTATTCCACCCACATCCGGAACTCCTCCTACAATGACAGTTGTGTCATCTGCTGAAACATCCCCGAGCATCAAATTAGAGTCCAAGAATATGGACTCTGAAGACTCCTCGTCCCAAACTGGCCTGA CAGCGAAAGGATCCTCACTTTTCCCAAATCTACCACCAAATACTGGTATACCAAATCCCACATCAGGATCTGCAAGTCCAGTGTCAGGCTTACCTGGCATTGAATCCATTTCTGCGGTTGCTGCTCTCAGCCCACTACAAAGAATGGCATCTATCACCAATTCCCTTGTGACTCAACCCCCACAAACTGCTTCATCCTGTGGCAACTCTCGACCAAATAGAGCCATCTTACCACCTATCACTCAGCAACAATTTGATAGATTCTCACATTTGAATACTGATGATACAGTTCGAAGG ATTCGAGATATCCTTTCCCAATATTCTATCAGTCAAAGattatttggagaaaatataTTGGGCCTATCCCAGGGTTCTGTATCAGACTTATTAGCCAGGCCGAAACCCTGGCATATGTTGACCCAAAAAGGAAGAGAACCATTTATTCGAATGAAGCTCTTTTTGGAAGACGAGCATGCAGTTCATAAATTGGTTGCGAGTCAATATAAAATTGCACCTGAAAAACTAATGCGGACAGGTGGATACGCAGGATCTCCCATTT ATCCACCCAATTCAAAACAAATGCCAAAGTTACCAGACTTTCCAAAGTCTATAATGGAATCCCCTCTCACAACATCCAATACCTCCAGTTTTCCGGATCGAGTAGGAGGAGAGCTTCATTCCTCTCTTCTAGATCCACTTGCCATTCACCGAAAAATTTTAGCCCAACAACAGCATCAACAACATAAAAATCTTCCAATTCCTACTTCTAATATATCAGCCAGTCCGGGAGGGTTGGTCCCCTCACCAAGCCTCTATGAGATGGCTGCACTTACTCAAGAACTCGACACTCAAGCCATAACCACAAAAGCCAAAGAAGTCCTTTTGGCAAACAATGTAGGTCAAAAG ttatttggGGAAAGCGTTTTAGGACTATCTCAAGGATCAGTGAGTGAGCTGCTCTCAAAGCCAAAGCCATGGCATATGTTGAGTATAAAAGGGCGTGAGCCTTTTATTCGTATGCAACTTTGGTTGAATGATCCTCAAAATATTGAGAAACTTCAACTcttgaaaaatgagaaattagCCAAACGAAAACGTGGTCTTCCAGGAAGTGGAGACTCTAATTCTGATCGTTCAAGTCCTGCAGATGCATCCGATATGTATCATTCAGGTGCTGAAAGCCCTGGTGGGGGAACTGGAGCAAAGAAGCCACGAGCACTCTTCACTGAAGAGCAAAAAGAAGGACTCAAAGTGGCCTTTGCTCTAGATCCCTATCCTTCCAACTCCACCATGGAGTTTTTAAGTCAGGAACTGAATCTCGAGTCCCGGAGTATTTCCAACTGGTTCCATAACCATCGTATGAGGCTGAAACAACATTTACCTGGTGCCGCAGAGAATTTAGCGCTTCTCTCCGGTAAAGAAGGCGGTTTGGCCTTCGATCCCATTAAGTTTAGacttttatttcatcaaagATTATTAGATATAACAGGGGCTTCCGGAGAGGAAAGCGTATCTGCTCTCATGAGACAAATGACGACTCAGAGTTGTGGGAGCGGAGGAAACGAAGGTCTAGATCTTCGTCAACGATCTGAGGAACAAAGTGATGAGGATGATGACATAGCTGATAAAGAGTCTTCCGATCATGAAGAATCCTCCTCTCGTTCCAACAATCCTTCTTCCAATATTTCCTCTTCTGTAGGGAGTCGTTCCAGAAGAAAAGCAGCTGCTCCTCAATGGGTTCGTCCAGAATGGATGGAAGACTCACCTCAAGGAGGAAATGATCAGGGTAGCAGCAGTCAGCAAGTGGCGGGTCAGACGTGTCATCCATCTTCCAAAAGTGAAACTATTAATGGTGTCTGTGTTTTAAATAGTTATGCTTTTAATAAAGAATCCAACGAAGATGAATCAATCGAGGATCATCCTCATGAGTCGGACTCCTCTTCtcccaataataataataaccattcAAAAGGTGATGACGAAGATATCAATTAA